In the genome of Fusarium fujikuroi IMI 58289 draft genome, chromosome FFUJ_chr02, one region contains:
- a CDS encoding related to glycerol transporter has product MGPLAFLSSLYDHDTLDTRFTTASSTPYQNVIEARLDPSIKKDSAAKERSRAQPSKWKTPEFYLYYLVFAVAIPYMFWITYDVSRETDPRYPKFKRWLSPGWIPGRQIDVSDAQYGVFRENMPYMGSLLLFHPLLRKLWNKYKSLPERSQGGRNRLDQRASFDFLFAFIFLFALHGLSAFKIFFILWTNFQLATKLPRRYVPAATWIFNIAILFANELTEGWRFRVLFSFISPPQMGLYKNKMRLLNSDLMNLGARMDSTFQGILARWEVLFNITILRLISFNLDYYWSIDRGNSNALEKKQLDPANLSERDRVSISAEPRDFTFRNYVAYAIYAPLYLTGPILTFNDYISQSKYRAASIETSRTIRYGIRFLLVLLSMEVILHFDWVGAISKGKPDWSSYTAAQLSMLSFMNLHIIWLKLLIPWRMFRLWSLVDGIDPPENMVRCVSNNYSTQLFWRAWHRSYNRWLIRYIYVPLGGSSFRNWRSTVRSIVTFLLVFTFVALWHDIQLRLLIWGWLIVLFMIPEWTAAAMFPKSKWEDRPTAYRMLCCVGSVGNVLMMISANLVGFAVGLDGLQSIIQSILHDWSGLIFLVTACSCLFVGIQVMFEIRESEKRRGILVKC; this is encoded by the exons atggGTCCTCTAGCTTTCTTGAGCAGTCTCTACGACCATGATACTCTCGACACACGATTCACTACTGCCTCTTCTACCCCCTACCAGAATGTTATCGAAGCGCGATTAGATCCGAGCATAAAGAAGGACTCTGCAGCCAAGGAGCGGAGCAGAGCGCAACCGTCGAAATGGAAGACGCCCGAGTTCTACCTTTACTATCTCGTCTTTGCTGTGGCCATTCCTTACATGTTCTGGATCACCTACGATGTCTCTCGAG AAACTGATCCTCGATACCCCAAATTTAAGCGATGGCTATCCCCCGGCTGGATTCCTGGACGACAGATCGACGTTTCCGATGCGCAGTATGGTGTTTTCCGCGAGAACATGCCTTACATGGGCtctctccttcttttccacCCGCTGCTGAGGAAGCTCTGGAACAAGTACAAGTCATTGCCTGAGCGAAGCCAGGGAGGACGCAACCGATTAGACCAGCGAGCATCATTCGATTTCCTTTTCGCATTCATATTCTTGTTCGCTCTACACGGACTTTCTGCgttcaagatcttcttcattctctGGACCAATTTCCAGCTTGCGACCAAGCTTCCTCGACGATATGTTCCGGCCGCTACTTGGATCTTCAACATTGCGATCCTCTTCGCCAACGAATTGACCGAAGGATGGCGGTTCCGAGTTCTGTTTAGCTTCATTTCACCCCCTCAAATGGGCCTGTATAAGAACAAGATGAGACTCCTCAACTCGGATTTGATGAACTTGGGAGCCCGCATGGATAGCACGTTCCAAGGAATCCTGGCACGCTGGGAGGTTCTCTTTAATATCACCATTCTACGTCTTATCAGCTTCAATTTAGACTACTACTGGAGTATTGATCGTGGCAACTCTAATGCACTTGAG AAGAAGCAATTGGACCCAGCAAATCTCTCCGAAAGGGATCGTGTCAGCATCTCTGCAGAGCCCCGAGACTTTACCTTCCGCAACTATGTGGCATATGCAATCTATGCGCCACTCTACTTGACAGGACCTATCCTCACATTCAATGACTACATCTCACAGTCGAAGTACCGAGCTGCCAGCATCGAAACGAGCCGAACAATCCGATACGGTATCCGCTTcctcttggtcttgctgtCAATGGAGGTGATTCTGCACTTTGACTGGGTTGGTGCGATCAGCAAGGGAAAGCCTGATTGGAGTTCGTACACGGCAGCACAACTGTCAATGCTGTCCTTCATGAACCTCCATATCATCTGGCTGAAGCTTCTGATTCCCTGGCGTATGTTCCGACTTTGGTCATTGGTTGATGGAATTGATCCGCCTGAAAACATGGTTCGTTGTGTGAGCAACAACTACAGCACACAGCTCTTCTGGAGAGCATGGCACCGTTCGTATAACCGGTGGTTGATCAGGTACATCTACGTTCCCTTGGGTGGCTCATCGTTCCGTAACTGGCGGTCCACTGTGCGGTCCATTGTGACATTCCTGCTTGTATTCACGTTCGTGGCACTTTGGCACGATATTCAGCTCCGCCTTCTGATCTGGGGCTGGCTGATTGTTCTGTTCATGATACCTGAGTGGACTGCGGCAGCAATGTTCCCCAAGAGCAAGTGGGAGGACCGACCAACAGCATACCGCATGCTCTGCTGTGTAGGCAGCGTGGGTAAcgtgctgatgatgatttcaGCCAACTTGGTTGGCTTTGCTGTTGGGCTAGACGGTTTGCAGAGCATCATCCAGAGCATCTTGCATGACTGGTCAG GGCTTATTTTCCTTGTTACAGCGTGCTCTTGTTTGTTCGTTGGCATCCAGGTCATGTTTGAGATTCGTGAGTCAGAGAAGCGACGTGGAATTTTGGTTAAGTGTTAG
- a CDS encoding F-box domain-containing family protein , which yields MTSNTNELDSELESFRQKWISDLRTRNEHPETAEAPAGPSRRPHHGPISSLPHKHVPAPADDGDDDYVQSRAFDQDEPVAQAPQDVHHDRKGRKLVSALDHFEEAMHKEDQGNMGDSLKLYRKAYRLDNGVDRRYREKHFPQKTAPRPVSPTATKASAPEATQPPKPEEVVEVKPLPIGELIASFSGLKIEPAPPPIEGMPEPPCPMADLPDEILIHILRDVAIADVGDFGRLSRVCKRLAYLVASEQRIWRRVALGSEVGFSSQIYRFEKGVEWDDLPEEEQEGPEIQDGFVISPSELAQRRRDANIAFTESLIPSVYPTWKQLLRSRPRIRFNGCYISTVNYIRTGQASTNQPTWGSPIHIVTYYRYLRFFRDGTLISLLSTAEPADVVHHLTREELNVHRGVAQPHLPSAVMALALRGRWRLSTAADHDEGSDTDRPGPATGKHDRDRDPEGDVFIETEGVGSKYMYRMDLSMRNAGKGSRNNKLIWRGFYSYNKLTDDWGEFGLKNDKPFFFSRVKSYGFGE from the exons ATGACATCAAACACAAATGAGCTCGACTCGGAACTCGAGTCTTTTCGACAGAAATGGATCTCAGATCTAAGAACGAGGAATGAGCACCCGGAAACTGCTGAGGCTCCGGCTGGACCGTCAAGACGCCCTCATCATGGCCCTATCTCATCGTTGCCACACAAGCATGTACCTGCGCCAGCAGatgacggtgatgatgattatgTTCAAAGCCGTGCTTTCGATCAAGATGAACCTGTAGCTCAAGCACCTCAGGATGTCCATCATGATCGGAAGGGAAGGAAACTTGTTTCTGCTCTGGACCACTTTGAGGAGGCCATGCACAAGGAGGATCAGGGTAATATGGGTGATAGTCTCAAGCTTTACCGCAAGGCTTACAGA CTTGACAATGGTGTTGATCGGAGATATCGTGAGAAGCATTTCCCTCAAAAGACAGCTCCTCGACCCGTTTCGCCAACAGCTACTAAAGCATCAGCGCCAGAGGCGACTCAGCCTCCCAAACCAGAAGAAGTTGTAGAAGTAAAGCCTCTACCCATAGGCGAACTCATAGCCAGCTTCTCTGGGTTGAAAATCGAGCCTGCCCCTCCTCCAATCGAGGGCATGCCCGAACCACCATGTCCTATGGCCGATCTCCCCGACGAGATCCTCATCCACATCCTCCGTGACGTTGCAATCGCAGATGTTGGAGACTTTGGTCGCTTATCCCGAGTATGCAAGCGTCTCGCATACCTCGTTGCGTCCGAGCAGCGCATCTGGCGTCGTGTAGCTCTTGGTTCAGAAGTTGGTTTCAGCTCGCAGATATACCGTTTCGAAAAGGGTGTTGAGTGGGACGACTTGCCAgaggaggaacaagaagGCCCTGAGATTCAGGATGGTTTCGTAATCAGCCCCTCTGAGCTTGCGCAACGCAGACGCGATGCCAATATCGCTTTCACCGAGTCTCTCATACCCTCCGTGTACCCAACCTGGAAGCAACTTTTGCGCTCACGGCCAAGAATTCGTTTCAATGGCTGCTACATCTCCACAGTCAACTATATCCGCACTGGACAAGCCTCAACTAATCAGCCTACGTGGGGCAGTCCCATCCATATCGTTACTTACTATCGATATCTCCGTTTCTTCCGTGACGGCACGCTCATCAGTCTTCTCAGCACTGCCGAACCCGCAGATGTCGTGCACCACCTGACTCGCGAAGAACTCAACGTCCACCGCGGCGTTGCACAGCCCCATCTCCCCTCTGCTGTAATGGCACTCGCTCTTCGCGGTCGCTGGCGCCTGTCCACTGCTGCTGACCACGATGAAGGCTCTGACACAGACCGGCCCGGTCCAGCTACTGGCAAGCATGATCGAGACCGTGACCCAGAAGGTGATGTCTTTATTGAGACTGAGGGCGTAGGATCAAAGTACATGTATCGCATGGATCTCTCTATGCGAAATGCTGGTAAGGGGTCCCGCAACAACAAACTTATCTGGCGTGGCTTCTACAGCTACAATAAGTTGACGGATGACTGGGGCGAGTTTGGCTTGAAGAACGACAAGCCATTCTTCTTTAGCCGTGTCAAGAGTTATGGGTTTGGGGAATAA